A single window of Ferrimonas balearica DSM 9799 DNA harbors:
- a CDS encoding NADH:ubiquinone reductase (Na(+)-transporting) subunit D → MAEKTLKEVLVGPIFGNNPIALQVLGVCSALAVTTKMETATVMSLALIFVTAFSNLFISLMRNHIPGSVRIIVQMTVIASLVIVVDQVLKAYAYDISKQLAVFVGLIITNCIVMGRAEAFAMKSPPLVSFVDGIGNGLGYGFILLTVGFFRELFGSGSLYGVEILAKASEGGWYQPNGLMLLAPSAFFLIGFIIWALRTWKPEQVEPKE, encoded by the coding sequence ATGGCTGAGAAAACCTTGAAAGAGGTCCTGGTCGGACCGATTTTCGGCAACAACCCCATTGCGCTGCAGGTGCTGGGTGTCTGTTCCGCCCTGGCGGTAACCACCAAGATGGAAACCGCCACCGTAATGAGCCTGGCCCTTATCTTTGTAACGGCCTTCTCCAACCTGTTCATCTCGCTGATGCGTAACCACATCCCCGGCAGCGTGCGAATCATCGTTCAGATGACCGTTATCGCCTCGCTGGTGATTGTGGTGGACCAGGTGCTCAAGGCTTACGCCTATGACATCTCCAAGCAGCTGGCTGTGTTCGTTGGCCTTATCATCACCAACTGTATCGTGATGGGGCGCGCTGAAGCCTTTGCCATGAAGAGCCCGCCGCTGGTGAGCTTTGTTGACGGCATCGGTAACGGCCTGGGCTACGGCTTTATCCTGCTGACCGTAGGCTTCTTCCGCGAACTATTTGGCAGCGGCAGCCTGTACGGCGTTGAGATCCTGGCGAAGGCCTCCGAAGGTGGTTGGTATCAGCCGAACGGCCTGATGCTGCTGGCCCCCAGCGCCTTCTTCCTGATTGGCTTCATCATCTGGGCACTGCGCACCTGGAAGCCGGAACAGGTTGAGCCCAAGGAGTAA
- the nqrE gene encoding NADH:ubiquinone reductase (Na(+)-transporting) subunit E has translation MEHYISLFIRAIFIENMALSFFLGMCTFLAVSKKVTTAMGLGVAVIVVLTLAVPVNQVIYSNILAPGALKWAGLPEADLSFLQFITFIGVIAALVQILEMTLDKYFPPLYNALGIFLPLITVNCAIFGAVSFMAQKEYTFTESVVYGLGAGTGWALALVLLAGIREKMKYADVPDGLRGLGITFITAGLMALGFMSFSGVSL, from the coding sequence ATGGAACACTATATCAGCCTGTTTATCCGGGCGATCTTTATCGAAAACATGGCCCTCTCCTTCTTCCTGGGGATGTGTACCTTCCTGGCGGTTTCCAAGAAAGTCACCACCGCCATGGGTCTGGGTGTGGCCGTTATCGTGGTACTGACTCTGGCAGTGCCGGTTAACCAGGTTATCTACTCCAACATCCTGGCCCCGGGTGCCCTGAAGTGGGCCGGCCTGCCGGAAGCGGACCTGAGCTTCCTGCAGTTCATCACCTTTATTGGTGTGATTGCTGCCCTGGTTCAGATCCTGGAGATGACCCTGGATAAGTACTTCCCGCCGCTCTATAACGCGCTGGGTATCTTCCTGCCGCTGATCACCGTGAACTGTGCAATCTTTGGCGCCGTATCCTTTATGGCGCAGAAGGAGTACACCTTCACCGAGTCCGTGGTGTATGGCCTGGGCGCCGGTACCGGTTGGGCCCTGGCCCTGGTACTGCTGGCAGGTATTCGCGAGAAGATGAAGTACGCCGATGTGCCGGACGGCCTGCGCGGTCTGGGCATCACCTTCATCACCGCTGGCCTGATGGCTCTGGGCTTTATGTCCTTCTCCGGGGTGTCGCTGTAA
- the nqrF gene encoding NADH:ubiquinone reductase (Na(+)-transporting) subunit F — MEIVLGVGMFTAIVTVLVLVILFAKSKLVASGDVRININGDPDKGIVTGPGDKLLGSLANNGIFISSACGGGGSCGQCRVKVKEGGGEILPTELDHITKREAREGCRLACQVAVKSDMDIELPEEVFGIKKWECTVVSNDNKATFIKELKLAIPDGESVPFRAGGYIQIEAPAHHVKYKDFDIPEEYRADWERFGFFNLESKVDEETIRAYSMANYPEEHGIIMLNVRIATPPPNNLSLPCGKMSSYIWSLKAGDKVTISGPFGEFFAKETDAEMVFIGGGAGMAPMRSHIFDQLKRLNSKRKISFWYGARSKREMFYVEDFDGLAAENDNFEWHVALSDPQPEDNWEGYTGFIHNVLLENYLKNHDAPEDCEFYMCGPPVMNAAVINMLKDLGVEDENILLDDFGG; from the coding sequence ATGGAAATTGTACTCGGCGTAGGGATGTTTACCGCGATTGTGACCGTGCTGGTGCTGGTGATTTTGTTCGCCAAATCCAAGCTGGTTGCCAGCGGTGACGTTCGTATCAATATTAATGGCGACCCCGATAAAGGGATCGTAACCGGCCCGGGCGACAAACTGCTGGGCAGCCTGGCCAACAATGGCATCTTTATCTCCTCTGCCTGTGGTGGCGGTGGCTCCTGTGGCCAGTGTCGCGTCAAGGTGAAAGAGGGGGGCGGTGAGATCCTGCCGACCGAACTCGACCACATCACCAAGCGTGAAGCCCGCGAAGGCTGCCGTCTGGCGTGTCAGGTTGCAGTGAAGAGCGACATGGACATTGAGCTGCCGGAAGAGGTGTTTGGCATCAAGAAGTGGGAGTGCACCGTTGTTTCCAATGACAACAAGGCCACTTTCATTAAAGAGCTGAAGCTGGCCATTCCGGATGGCGAATCGGTACCGTTCCGTGCCGGCGGTTACATCCAGATTGAAGCTCCGGCCCACCATGTGAAGTACAAAGACTTCGATATTCCGGAAGAGTACCGTGCCGATTGGGAGCGCTTTGGCTTCTTCAATCTGGAGTCCAAGGTGGATGAGGAAACCATCCGTGCTTACTCCATGGCCAACTACCCGGAAGAGCATGGCATCATCATGCTGAACGTGCGGATCGCGACCCCGCCGCCGAATAACCTGTCTCTGCCTTGTGGTAAGATGTCGTCGTACATCTGGAGCCTCAAGGCCGGTGATAAGGTCACCATTTCCGGTCCCTTCGGTGAGTTCTTCGCCAAGGAAACCGACGCTGAGATGGTGTTCATCGGTGGTGGTGCCGGTATGGCACCGATGCGCTCCCACATCTTTGACCAGCTTAAGCGCCTCAACTCCAAGCGTAAGATCAGCTTCTGGTACGGTGCCCGTTCCAAGCGTGAAATGTTCTACGTGGAAGACTTTGATGGCCTGGCGGCAGAGAACGATAACTTTGAGTGGCATGTCGCCCTGTCTGATCCTCAGCCGGAGGACAACTGGGAAGGCTACACCGGGTTCATCCACAACGTGTTGCTCGAGAACTATCTGAAGAACCACGATGCGCCTGAAGATTGTGAGTTCTACATGTGTGGACCGCCGGTGATGAACGCCGCTGTGATCAATATGCTGAAAGATCTGGGCGTTGAAGACGAAAACATCCTGTTGGATGACTTCGGCGGCTGA
- a CDS encoding FAD:protein FMN transferase produces the protein MFRTTLQWLAPLGLALFILGCTPAPTVVSIQGNTMGTSYHISWVQPAKPVEKLTLQAAVDLRLEQINDSMSTWRNNSLISQFNRHDYTTPMRIDRDFSRVVGEAIRLSRLTDGALDVTVGPLVNLWGFGPDGRVESAPSRVEINEAKARVGVDHLRLDGLFLSKDHPGLYLDLSSIAKGYGVDVVAEVLEQRGIHNFLVEIGGELRLKGHKPDNKPWRIAVEQPDESGREVFKVIEPGQMAVATSGDYRNFFEEDGRRFSHLIDPRSGEPVNTRLASATVLAPSSMTADGLATAFIVMGTEAALALAEQEGLPVMLIEKSQEGYQVHYSSAFKPYLGETRP, from the coding sequence TTGTTCCGAACCACACTGCAATGGCTGGCCCCGCTGGGGCTGGCCCTTTTTATTCTCGGCTGCACGCCAGCCCCGACCGTGGTGTCCATTCAGGGCAACACCATGGGGACCAGTTACCACATCTCCTGGGTACAACCGGCCAAGCCGGTGGAAAAGTTGACCCTGCAAGCGGCAGTGGACCTGCGGCTTGAACAGATCAACGACTCCATGTCGACCTGGCGTAATAACTCGTTGATCAGTCAGTTTAACCGTCATGACTACACCACGCCGATGCGGATTGACCGCGACTTTTCGCGGGTGGTGGGGGAAGCGATACGGTTGTCCAGGCTGACCGATGGTGCCCTGGATGTGACCGTGGGCCCATTGGTGAACCTCTGGGGCTTTGGTCCTGATGGCCGGGTGGAGAGCGCCCCCAGCCGGGTGGAGATCAACGAGGCCAAGGCCCGGGTTGGGGTAGACCATCTCCGCCTGGACGGCTTGTTCCTCAGTAAGGACCATCCCGGCCTGTACCTCGACCTCTCCTCCATCGCCAAGGGCTATGGGGTGGACGTGGTGGCCGAGGTGCTGGAACAACGTGGTATCCACAACTTCCTGGTGGAGATTGGTGGTGAGTTGCGGTTAAAGGGCCACAAGCCCGATAACAAGCCGTGGCGCATTGCCGTGGAGCAGCCGGATGAGTCCGGGCGCGAAGTGTTCAAGGTGATTGAGCCTGGCCAGATGGCGGTGGCCACCTCCGGTGACTACCGCAACTTTTTCGAAGAAGATGGCCGTCGCTTCTCACACTTGATCGACCCGCGCAGTGGTGAGCCGGTTAACACCCGCTTGGCCTCAGCTACGGTGCTGGCACCCTCCTCGATGACCGCCGATGGCCTGGCCACCGCGTTTATCGTAATGGGGACGGAAGCGGCATTGGCACTGGCGGAGCAGGAAGGTTTGCCGGTAATGTTGATTGAGAAATCCCAGGAGGGGTACCAGGTGCATTACTCCTCCGCATTTAAGCCCTATTTGGGGGAGACCAGACCATGA
- the nqrM gene encoding (Na+)-NQR maturation NqrM gives MSTFLATFGAMLLVFGLMSVGYLLKKKAISGSCGGLAGVGIDKECDCPEPCDRRKAKMAKEAAEAERRERLAQHRIL, from the coding sequence ATGAGTACCTTTTTAGCCACCTTTGGTGCGATGTTGTTGGTGTTTGGCCTGATGTCCGTGGGTTACCTGCTTAAGAAGAAGGCGATCAGTGGCTCCTGCGGCGGCCTGGCTGGCGTTGGCATCGACAAAGAGTGTGACTGCCCGGAACCCTGCGATCGTCGAAAGGCGAAAATGGCCAAAGAAGCGGCCGAAGCCGAGCGTCGTGAGCGACTGGCGCAGCATCGCATTCTGTAA
- a CDS encoding methyl-accepting chemotaxis protein, whose protein sequence is MEFLRRSITRQLVAAIGGSVFAILLLGSVLLILQSADNTRAEITAEVRQLVKRQSTAITGFFEARGQVIHSIFANPQVIDFFRDYDQRGGDLAGDADYADVVRYFRHFSNTDASIKSIFFGSENTHEYFDLNGRYEDDPNYYTAKRPWWGEAKAQNRLFVGDPAVDANDGSISATVKLPLYENGRFLGIGGMDILISTIGEQLLSEVRYQGEGQAFLVTEQGKLVFFPGFNEAFPPGSMMQDVDGQFADSHGFSALAQALAREGSGLAEVQLSGEPMLVEWESVESDYPHLRWRLGLLLPQRVVSERVTSAAWSTAWASIGFTLLLSLLVWALLLPLRKQLGKLLHAMEEIADGDADLRQRIEMDRIDELGRMGGAFNRFAGRIHELVRQTTNMTSSVRSASANAGEVWQQTMLAIEEQKLEIDQVSTATTEMAQTSHEMAQAASRVSDHAESAQRQVGQAVQEVDSAAQGIQRLNQQVQSAAAVVTELRSNSEQIGEVLNVIRTIAEQTNLLALNAAIEAARAGEQGRGFAVVADEVRTLASRTQDSTANIQQIIEQLQQASEAAQQAMQHSCEEASASAEISGKISQALAQANGAVGEIQGQIHEISAAISQQATVAEEIDAKVIRVRELSDVTTAASEALEGAVGEMTSSSREIGVQLDQFKI, encoded by the coding sequence ATGGAGTTCCTTCGTCGATCCATTACGCGACAACTGGTCGCCGCCATCGGCGGCAGTGTGTTCGCGATTCTGTTGCTGGGCAGTGTGCTGCTTATCCTGCAAAGTGCCGACAACACCCGGGCGGAGATCACCGCAGAGGTGCGGCAACTGGTCAAACGCCAGAGCACTGCCATCACCGGATTCTTTGAAGCCCGCGGTCAGGTGATCCACAGCATTTTCGCCAACCCGCAGGTGATCGACTTCTTCCGCGACTACGATCAACGCGGTGGCGACCTGGCCGGTGACGCGGACTACGCCGATGTGGTGCGTTACTTCCGCCACTTCTCCAACACGGATGCCAGCATCAAGAGCATCTTCTTTGGCAGCGAGAATACCCACGAATACTTCGATCTGAACGGTCGTTACGAAGACGACCCCAACTACTACACCGCCAAGCGCCCCTGGTGGGGCGAAGCCAAGGCGCAAAACCGCCTGTTTGTCGGTGACCCGGCGGTCGACGCCAATGATGGCTCCATCTCCGCCACCGTTAAGTTGCCGCTGTATGAGAATGGCCGCTTCCTGGGCATCGGCGGCATGGACATCCTGATCTCCACCATCGGCGAGCAGCTGCTTTCTGAGGTGCGTTATCAGGGCGAGGGCCAGGCGTTCCTGGTGACTGAGCAGGGCAAACTGGTGTTCTTCCCCGGCTTCAATGAGGCCTTTCCTCCCGGCTCTATGATGCAGGATGTGGATGGCCAGTTTGCCGACTCCCACGGCTTCTCTGCGCTGGCGCAGGCCCTGGCACGGGAAGGCAGCGGATTGGCGGAGGTGCAGCTGTCCGGTGAACCGATGCTGGTGGAGTGGGAGAGTGTAGAGAGCGACTATCCGCATCTTCGTTGGCGTCTGGGCCTGCTGCTGCCGCAGCGGGTGGTGTCAGAGCGGGTCACCAGCGCCGCCTGGTCCACCGCTTGGGCCAGCATCGGTTTTACCCTGTTGCTCAGCCTGCTGGTGTGGGCGCTGTTGCTGCCGCTGCGTAAGCAGCTCGGTAAGCTGCTCCACGCCATGGAGGAGATCGCCGACGGCGATGCGGATCTGCGTCAGCGCATCGAGATGGACCGCATTGACGAGCTGGGCCGCATGGGCGGCGCCTTTAACCGCTTCGCCGGCCGCATTCACGAACTGGTGCGCCAAACCACCAATATGACCAGCTCCGTTCGTTCCGCCAGTGCCAACGCCGGTGAGGTATGGCAACAAACCATGCTGGCGATTGAGGAGCAGAAGCTGGAGATCGATCAGGTCTCTACCGCCACCACCGAAATGGCGCAGACCAGCCATGAGATGGCTCAGGCCGCCAGTCGGGTCAGCGATCATGCCGAGTCCGCCCAACGCCAGGTTGGCCAGGCGGTGCAGGAGGTGGACAGTGCAGCCCAGGGCATCCAGCGCCTGAACCAGCAGGTACAGAGTGCCGCTGCGGTGGTGACGGAGTTGCGCAGTAACTCCGAACAGATCGGTGAAGTGCTGAACGTGATCCGCACCATCGCCGAACAGACCAACCTGCTGGCACTGAATGCTGCCATTGAGGCGGCCCGTGCCGGTGAGCAGGGCCGGGGCTTTGCGGTGGTGGCTGATGAGGTGCGTACCCTGGCATCCCGCACCCAGGATTCCACTGCCAACATTCAGCAGATCATTGAACAGCTCCAGCAAGCCAGCGAGGCGGCTCAGCAGGCGATGCAGCACAGCTGCGAAGAGGCCTCTGCCAGTGCCGAGATCAGCGGCAAGATCAGCCAGGCGCTGGCGCAGGCCAATGGTGCGGTAGGGGAGATCCAGGGCCAGATCCACGAGATCAGTGCCGCCATCAGCCAGCAGGCGACGGTGGCGGAGGAGATTGACGCTAAAGTGATCCGGGTGCGTGAGCTTTCCGATGTCACCACCGCTGCGTCTGAAGCCCTGGAGGGGGCGGTAGGGGAGATGACCTCCTCCTCACGGGAGATTGGCGTGCAGTTGGATCAATTTAAGATCTGA
- the dinB gene encoding DNA polymerase IV, with the protein MSEQVKGRKIIHVDMDCFFAAVEMRDNPEYRGRPLAVGGAADSRGVIATCNYEARQFGVRSAMPSSEAKRRCPELLLVRGRMAVYKAVSEQIRAIFARYTDLIEPLSLDEAYLDVTDCPVCQGSATLIAERIRAEILAETGLTASAGIAPNKFLAKIASDENKPNGQFVIPPGKTAEFAATLPLRKIPGVGPKTAERLASHGLQVGADVLTCTPEQLASWFGKFGPVLHQRAQGIDPRPVQTHRERKSVGVETTLARDLTSAEGCFEILQGLLPELERRLRERPFKGVQVKLKFHDFQQTTLAQQATVLELSQLQAMVMGAFERGEGRRVRLVGLSVTLSGPEQDKVQQLSLSLGE; encoded by the coding sequence ATGAGCGAACAGGTGAAGGGCCGCAAGATCATCCATGTGGATATGGATTGCTTCTTTGCGGCGGTGGAGATGCGCGATAACCCGGAGTACCGGGGCCGCCCTCTGGCGGTGGGCGGTGCCGCAGATTCCCGTGGCGTGATCGCCACCTGCAACTACGAGGCGCGCCAGTTTGGCGTGCGCTCCGCCATGCCCAGCAGTGAAGCCAAGCGCCGCTGTCCGGAATTGTTGTTGGTGCGCGGCCGGATGGCGGTCTACAAAGCCGTTTCCGAGCAGATCCGCGCCATCTTCGCCCGCTACACCGACCTGATCGAGCCGCTGTCGCTGGATGAAGCCTACCTGGATGTGACCGACTGCCCCGTCTGCCAAGGCAGCGCCACCCTGATTGCCGAGCGGATCCGGGCCGAGATCCTGGCTGAAACCGGGTTGACCGCTTCCGCCGGCATCGCCCCGAACAAGTTCCTCGCCAAGATCGCCTCCGACGAAAACAAGCCCAATGGTCAGTTTGTGATCCCCCCGGGTAAGACCGCCGAGTTTGCGGCCACCCTGCCTTTGCGCAAGATCCCCGGAGTTGGCCCGAAAACCGCAGAGCGTCTGGCCAGCCACGGCCTGCAAGTGGGGGCTGACGTATTAACCTGCACCCCGGAGCAGCTGGCCAGCTGGTTTGGCAAGTTTGGCCCAGTGCTGCACCAGCGGGCTCAGGGCATTGATCCCCGTCCGGTGCAGACCCACCGCGAGCGCAAGTCCGTTGGCGTGGAGACCACGCTGGCGCGGGACCTGACCAGCGCCGAGGGCTGCTTTGAGATCCTTCAGGGGTTGTTGCCGGAGCTGGAGCGACGACTGCGGGAGCGCCCCTTTAAGGGGGTTCAGGTGAAGCTCAAGTTCCACGACTTTCAGCAAACCACTCTGGCTCAGCAGGCCACCGTACTGGAGTTGAGTCAATTGCAGGCGATGGTGATGGGCGCGTTTGAGCGTGGCGAGGGACGTCGGGTGCGGTTGGTGGGGTTATCCGTGACCCTGTCCGGGCCGGAGCAGGATAAGGTGCAGCAGCTATCCCTGAGTCTGGGAGAGTGA
- a CDS encoding aminoacyl-histidine dipeptidase: MSALSTLSPQGLWTWFETICSIPHPSKREIALRDHIQQWAENKGLETVIDGVGNLVIRKPASAGLEHLKGVIIQAHLDMVPQKNSGTDHRFDRDPIQAYIDGDWVTAKDTTLGADNGIGMASALAVLGDDSIEHGPLEVLLTIDEEAGMTGAFGLQAGLLQGDILINTDSEEEGEVYMGCAGGVDAELTLPVGREAVPADHVSLQLALTGLKGGHSGCDIHTGRGNANKLLGRFLFSHAAELGLRLSKFKGGSLRNAIPREAFVDLVLPAANVAELERLVAHYSDVLSNELQAIETDLSLSLSAIDMPAEVFAAADQTRLLALIHAGPNGVIRMSDAFPGVVETSLNMGVITTKEDSVRVMCLIRSTVDSGRSMVENMLQALADLAGAELKLSGAYPGWQPDPTSPIMAVVRETYQGLFGKLPNIQVIHAGLECGLFKEPYPALDMVSIGPTIRFPHSPDEKVEIATVEKYWQLLLAVLKAIPAK, translated from the coding sequence GTGTCTGCACTGAGCACCCTATCCCCCCAGGGCCTCTGGACCTGGTTTGAAACCATCTGCTCCATCCCCCATCCCTCCAAGCGTGAAATCGCCCTGCGTGACCATATCCAGCAGTGGGCCGAGAACAAGGGGCTGGAAACCGTTATCGATGGCGTCGGCAACCTGGTGATCCGCAAGCCCGCCAGCGCCGGTCTGGAGCACCTCAAGGGCGTCATCATCCAGGCCCATCTGGATATGGTGCCGCAGAAGAACTCGGGCACCGACCACCGCTTTGACCGCGACCCCATCCAGGCCTACATCGACGGTGACTGGGTGACCGCCAAGGACACCACCCTGGGTGCCGATAACGGCATCGGCATGGCCTCCGCTCTGGCGGTACTGGGTGACGACAGCATCGAGCACGGTCCGCTGGAAGTGCTGCTGACCATCGACGAAGAAGCCGGCATGACCGGTGCCTTTGGTCTGCAAGCGGGTCTGCTGCAGGGCGACATCCTGATCAACACCGACTCCGAAGAGGAAGGCGAGGTCTACATGGGCTGCGCCGGTGGTGTGGACGCCGAACTGACCCTGCCGGTGGGCCGCGAAGCGGTACCGGCGGACCACGTCTCCCTGCAACTGGCTCTGACCGGCCTGAAGGGCGGCCACTCCGGCTGTGACATCCACACCGGCCGCGGCAATGCCAACAAGCTGCTGGGTCGCTTCCTGTTCTCCCACGCCGCCGAGCTGGGCCTGCGCCTGAGTAAGTTCAAGGGCGGCAGCCTGCGTAACGCCATCCCCCGCGAAGCCTTTGTTGACCTGGTTCTGCCCGCCGCCAATGTGGCCGAGCTGGAGCGTCTGGTGGCGCACTACAGCGACGTACTGAGCAACGAGCTGCAGGCGATCGAAACCGACCTGAGCCTGAGCCTATCCGCCATCGATATGCCTGCCGAGGTGTTTGCCGCCGCCGATCAAACCCGCCTGCTGGCGTTGATCCACGCCGGACCGAATGGCGTGATCCGCATGAGTGACGCCTTCCCGGGCGTGGTGGAAACCTCCCTCAACATGGGCGTGATCACCACCAAGGAAGACAGCGTCCGGGTGATGTGCCTGATCCGCTCTACCGTCGACTCCGGTCGCTCCATGGTAGAGAACATGCTGCAGGCCCTGGCCGATCTGGCCGGTGCCGAGCTGAAGCTGTCTGGTGCCTATCCGGGCTGGCAGCCGGATCCGACCTCGCCGATCATGGCGGTGGTTCGGGAAACCTACCAGGGCCTGTTCGGCAAGCTGCCCAACATTCAGGTGATCCACGCCGGTCTGGAATGTGGCCTGTTCAAGGAGCCCTACCCGGCCCTGGATATGGTCTCCATCGGCCCCACCATCCGCTTCCCGCACTCGCCGGATGAGAAGGTGGAGATCGCCACCGTTGAGAAGTACTGGCAGCTGCTGCTGGCCGTACTGAAAGCGATTCCGGCCAAGTAA
- a CDS encoding peptidase M17, whose protein sequence is MSKLLIVNADHADALFGEGGWDAVVVVGEPERLEAHPEIRQLVSHAAHVDARIGREPLMLLAPGLAGGRLVLAPTGDLTAEYEDVRRFAEAAQAGVGIALRAGARKPLLVVAEHDDLRYSNALEVALLGAGHEIYQPFDVAGPDVTLGVLGLDDMARANALENGRIAARDLCGGDPEQMAPPAFADYCVELFADSPVSVSVIDDPETLVRDYPLLSAVARASFAVPRHAPRVVRLEYVGEGVISRNWFLAGKGVTFDTGGADLKIGGAMAGMSRDKGGAAAVAGLMATLAQLQPKGVRVVAELGLVRNSIGSEAFVPDEIIESHAGVKVRIGNTDAEGRLVLADVLSHLRLAAAESDDPVMMSLATLTGHVGRAYGPYSAVIENGVARGQAMGGQLQMVSELWGEPFELSRLRREDYAQVAARSPSERLLSSNNGASVNIARGHQFPMAFLVQASGLDQHGLGSDHPIAYMHLDIAASAVEKRDPLYGQPTAAPVATLLANLLDH, encoded by the coding sequence ATGAGCAAGCTGTTGATTGTCAATGCCGACCACGCCGATGCCCTGTTTGGTGAAGGGGGCTGGGATGCGGTGGTGGTGGTGGGTGAGCCGGAACGTCTGGAGGCGCACCCGGAGATCCGTCAATTGGTGTCTCACGCCGCCCATGTGGACGCCCGCATCGGTCGGGAGCCGCTGATGCTGCTGGCGCCGGGACTGGCGGGAGGCCGTCTGGTGCTGGCCCCGACCGGCGATCTGACTGCAGAGTATGAAGATGTGCGCCGTTTTGCCGAAGCGGCTCAGGCCGGCGTCGGCATCGCCCTGCGCGCCGGTGCCCGCAAGCCGCTGCTGGTGGTGGCGGAGCATGACGACCTGCGTTACAGCAACGCCCTCGAGGTGGCACTGCTGGGGGCGGGCCACGAGATCTATCAGCCTTTCGATGTGGCTGGTCCGGATGTGACCCTTGGGGTTCTGGGTCTGGACGATATGGCCCGGGCCAATGCCCTGGAGAATGGTCGCATCGCTGCCCGGGATCTGTGCGGGGGGGACCCGGAGCAGATGGCCCCGCCGGCCTTTGCCGATTACTGCGTGGAGCTGTTCGCCGACAGCCCGGTCAGCGTCAGTGTGATTGATGATCCCGAGACTCTGGTGCGCGACTACCCGCTGCTCAGTGCCGTGGCGCGGGCCTCCTTTGCCGTCCCTCGCCATGCGCCGCGGGTGGTGCGACTGGAGTACGTCGGTGAAGGGGTCATCAGCCGCAACTGGTTCCTGGCGGGAAAAGGCGTCACCTTCGATACCGGCGGGGCCGACCTGAAGATCGGTGGTGCCATGGCGGGGATGAGCCGCGACAAGGGTGGCGCCGCTGCGGTGGCGGGCCTGATGGCGACGCTGGCCCAGTTGCAGCCCAAGGGCGTGCGCGTGGTGGCCGAATTGGGCCTGGTGCGCAACAGCATCGGTTCCGAGGCGTTTGTCCCGGATGAGATTATTGAGAGTCATGCGGGCGTAAAGGTGCGCATCGGCAACACCGATGCGGAAGGCCGACTGGTGCTGGCGGATGTGCTCAGCCACCTGCGTCTGGCCGCTGCCGAAAGCGACGACCCGGTGATGATGTCACTGGCCACCCTGACCGGCCATGTGGGTCGGGCTTACGGGCCCTACAGTGCGGTGATTGAAAATGGCGTGGCCCGGGGCCAGGCCATGGGTGGCCAACTGCAGATGGTGTCGGAGCTGTGGGGCGAGCCCTTTGAACTGTCCCGCCTGCGCCGTGAGGACTATGCCCAGGTGGCCGCCCGTTCGCCGTCAGAGCGCCTGTTGTCCTCCAACAATGGGGCCTCGGTGAACATCGCCCGTGGGCACCAGTTCCCGATGGCGTTTTTGGTTCAGGCGTCCGGTCTCGACCAGCACGGTCTGGGCAGTGATCACCCCATCGCCTATATGCATCTGGACATTGCCGCTTCGGCGGTAGAGAAACGTGATCCGCTGTATGGTCAACCAACGGCGGCCCCGGTGGCGACCTTGTTGGCTAACTTGCTGGATCACTGA